In the genome of Pseudomonadota bacterium, the window AACCTGCAACGGCAGGGCAGTCGGAATTGGAACAAATCCGCGCTGAAATGCGGGAGATGAGACAGACCTACGAGACCCGTATCGAAGCCTTGGAAAATCGAATCGAGGAGTTGGAGAGCCGCCCAGAGACTGCGGCTGCGCAGACGGCCGAACCTGCACAGGCGTCTGCCGCGACCGCCGCCAATGCCTTCAACCCGGCCATTTCCCTGATCCTCGAGGGTACTTACACGCACGCGCCGGACGGAACACGTTTGTTGCCAGGGTTTTTTCGGCCGAGGAGATCGGCCCGAAGAGCGCGGTTTCAGCCTGGCCGAAAGCGAGCTGACTTTAAGTGCCTCGATCGATCCCTACCTCTATGGTTTCGCCGCGATTGCACTGGAACCGGGCGGGGACGTGGCCATAGAGGAGGCCTACTTTCAGACCCTGGGGCTGGGTCACGGATTTACCGTCAAGGGCAGCCGTTTTTTTACGGCCATCGGTTACCTGAATGAGTTCCACCAGCACGCCTGGGATTTCTTCGATGCCCCCATCGTCTACCAGGCCTTGCTTGGCACCGAGGCCACCGGCAATCACGGCGAGGACGGCGTGCAACTGCGTTGGGTGGCGCCTACCGATACATTCCTTGAGCTCGGCGCTGAACTGGGGCGGGGCAAGGACTTCCCATCCAACGACCGCAACAAGAACGGCATCGGCGCGGCCGGCCTGTTCGCTCATTTGGGCGGAGACATTGGAGCTAGCCACAGCTATCGCGCGGGGCTATCCTGGCTCGGTGCCTGGCCCCAGGATCGGGGATCTGCCGCTGTCGATCTCGAGGACGTGGAGGTTCTCAATCTGTTTGAGGGCGACTGCTACGTGTACGCCGCAGACCTCGTCTGGAAATGGGCGCCCAACGGCGATCCCAGCGACCGCAATTTCAAGCTGCAGGGAGAGCTTCTGTGGCGCGACGAACACGGCACGCTGACCTACGACGCCGAGGGCGCGTCGAGGAGCGCTAACCGTTCGGGCTACTCCTCCGACCAGTTGGGTGGCTACCTCCAGGCGGTATACCAATTCCAGCCGCGTTGGCGTGCCGGCCTGCGCGGCGAGTGGCTGTACTCAGCGCATCTCGACCTTGGCGACAACGCAGAGACGCTGCAGGATGCCGATCACGATCCCGGCAAGTACAGCGTGATGCTGGATTATAGCCCGAGCGAATTCAGCCGCTTTCGGCGGCAATTCGCCCACCGGGAGTTGACGGATAACGAAAGCGACCAGCAAGTCATCCTGCAGTACATGCACAGCCTGGGCAGCCACGGCGCCCACCAGTTTTAAGGAGTCATCCCATGAAAAGGCGCGTTGTTTCGCTAACTAATTGCGTCCGCAATCGCGTTGCTTGCCGAACCGGCGCTGGCTGCGATGAAAGTGTTTGCCTGCGAACCCGAATGGGCCGCGCTGGCAGAAGAGCTAGGCGGGGATCAGGTCGAGGTCTACACAGCTACAACGGCTTTGCAGAATCCGCACCGCATCCAGGCCCGCCCCAGCTTGATCGCCAAAGTGCGTTCGGCCGATCTTCTGATCTGTACCGGCGCCGAGCTGGAGGTCGGTTGGCTGCCGATTCTCCTGCGCCAGTCCGGTAACTCGCAAATCCAGCCGTACACGCCAGGCTATCTGGAAGCGGCCTTGCTGGTGCCGCGCCTGGAGATCCCGACATTGCTGGACCGGGCTGCAGGCGATGTGCATCCGCAGGGTAATCCGCACATCCAGACCGACCCGCGCAATATCGCGCGCGTAGCGGGGGCCCTAGCCGAGCGTCTGGCTCAGCTTGATCCTGATCATGCCGCCGAATATCGGGCCCGCCATCAGGATTTTTCTGCGCGCTGGCAGGCCGCCATCGCGCGCTGGGAGAAAGAGGCCGCGCCGCTCAGGGGCATTACGGTCGTCGCGCACCATAAATACTGGGCCTATCTCTTCCAGTGGCTGGGCTTGCGCGAGGTGGCGGCCCTGGAACCCAAGCCCGGAATCGAGCCGAGTGTAAGTTATTTGGAGATGGTGCTGACGACGCTGCAAAAGGATCCGGCGAAACTCATCATCCGCACTGCTTACAACGATGCGCGACCCTCCGAATATTTAGCCGAGAAAGCCAAGATCCCGGCCGTGATGTTGCCGGGTACGGTGGGAGGCACCGAGCAGGCCAGGGACTTGTTCAGTCTGTTCGACGACACGATTTATCGCCTGCTGGCTGCGGCAGGCTCGTCGTGAGCAGCCTGGATCTGGCCATCCTGGGCCCGGCATTTTTGGCGGGTCTGCTGGTGCTCGGGCAGCAGGTGTTGAGGTGCGGCATCGTGTTCACCGATCTCGCTATCGCCCAGATCGCAGGGCTGGGCGTGATCGCCGCCGATCTCTTCGGCTGGGAGCCGCAGGGAATGGCGGTACAAGTCGCGGCCTTCGGCGCGGCGTTTTCCGGTGCGCTGGCGCTGCGCCTGTCCGAGCGCTTCTGGCCGGATGTGCAGGAGGAGCACCATCGGCGTCGCTTTTGTGCTGGCGGCGAGCTTCGGCATTCTGCTTCTCGCCGGCAATCCGCACGGTGGTGAGCATCTGCAGGACCTGCTGGTCGGCCAGATCCTGTGGGTGGGCACCGCGCAGCTTGCTCCGGCCGCGGCGCTGAGCGCGGTTGCGCTGGCGCTCTGGTTCTGGTTCGGCGAGCGCCTGGGCCGGCTCGGTTTCTACCTGCTGTTTGCCTCGATCGTCACCGTGTCTGTACAACTGGTGGGCGTGTATCTGGTCTTTGCGAGTCTCATCGTGCCCGCGCTGGCTAGCCAGCTGGCTAGCGGCTCCTCCCCCCTCTGGCTGGGCTACGGCGTCGGAGCTGCTGGATATGGGTTGGGCTTGATGGCCCCTGCTCGCTGGCATTTTTTCCCGCCGGCGCGATGATCGTGTGCGCCATGGCGGTGGTGGGCGTGCTTGTTTATGCGCTCACGCCGCTTTCGAACGGGCAACGTGCGAACGCACATCCGGTCGACTGAGCGATGAGCGGCACCGTGGAACCCTCGATGCGGGATCCACGATCCCGAGCAAAAATTAGCCAAGATGGGCGACTTGCGTGACGAAGGGAACACTTAGTCGGGCAGAAAGCGCACACCGGGGAGTCGCCGCTCACGCTCTCGCCCAAACAGACCAGGTGAGCGGATCGAGGGTCGGAACCGTGCGCGACGCTACGCTTTTTTCCGGTGTTGGACGTCGGCAGAAAACAATTTCTCTGCCGGCGTCATGGACGAACGGCATCCGTGCCGAGGGGTGATTAACCATGCCTGTCCGGTTCGCGCCCAACGGCACTACCGAATGGTGGCTACGGCTTCACCTTCACCTGGGTGGCTGGGTGAAGCCGTCAACGCCATGCCCGGACCCCCCCTTACCATAGGTAGTCTTGGGCGCTCAACCGGATAGGCAGCAAATAGAATCTATCGATAATAGCTCTCGAGCTGTTTATTCCACTCCCGGTCTGCCACTTCGGGCCAGTCATTTTCTTTGAAGCTAGGCGCGTTCTTCCAAGCGGTCTGGTCTACGTTGAGGATAAAGCCATCCGCTTGGCTGTTCAGGCTAAGCGCCTTCCAGGGAACTGCATGCAGCGTATCTCCCATTCCTAGCAAACCGCCAGAGGAGATCACGACATAAGCAATATCCCCATCGTCGAAGTTAAGAACGAGATCGTGGATTTTGCCGAGAGCTTCGCCTTGGGAATTCTTTACATTCATCCCAATGACAATCTTCGCGCGGTGCGTCTGGGCGACATCCTGGCGGAGATCCCTGCGCGCCTCGGGAACATCTTGCCTTTCTTCCATCACGTCCTTGCGCTCTTCCGTCACATCCTGTTGCTCGTCACGTTGCCCTTTGAGCACATCTCGCTGCTCTTCTCGCACGTCTTGCTGCTCCTTCTGCACATCCTCTTGCTGTTGGCGCACTTCTTCGCGCTGTTCCTCAACATCCACCGCTACTACCGGCGTCGTCATGCCGACACTCAGCGTCGAGACAGCCAAAAACTTGTATAGACCTCTCATGATAACCTCCAGTTTTCTACGACCCTTGAATTGACCCCGGCGCCGCCCATACGACACCGGATATGTGTGGCCTAGTTGGCGATGTTCAAACCCTCGATATCAAGCCGTCGAGTGTTTGAACGTGCATCCGCTGGGTTGCGACTAGATCGCTGATGAGCGTCTTCTGATCTTGGG includes:
- a CDS encoding PRC-barrel domain-containing protein, producing the protein MRGLYKFLAVSTLSVGMTTPVVAVDVEEQREEVRQQQEDVQKEQQDVREEQRDVLKGQRDEQQDVTEERKDVMEERQDVPEARRDLRQDVAQTHRAKIVIGMNVKNSQGEALGKIHDLVLNFDDGDIAYVVISSGGLLGMGDTLHAVPWKALSLNSQADGFILNVDQTAWKNAPSFKENDWPEVADREWNKQLESYYR
- a CDS encoding zinc ABC transporter substrate-binding protein — encoded protein: MKVFACEPEWAALAEELGGDQVEVYTATTALQNPHRIQARPSLIAKVRSADLLICTGAELEVGWLPILLRQSGNSQIQPYTPGYLEAALLVPRLEIPTLLDRAAGDVHPQGNPHIQTDPRNIARVAGALAERLAQLDPDHAAEYRARHQDFSARWQAAIARWEKEAAPLRGITVVAHHKYWAYLFQWLGLREVAALEPKPGIEPSVSYLEMVLTTLQKDPAKLIIRTAYNDARPSEYLAEKAKIPAVMLPGTVGGTEQARDLFSLFDDTIYRLLAAAGSS